The genomic region CCTTTTACAAAACAGCTTAAGGGAGAATGGTATTCGGGTACGGCAGACGCAGTGTACCAGAACATGCATTATATTGAAGAACAAAATCCGAAATATGTAATCATTCTTTCCGGAGACCATGTCTATAAAATGAATTATTCCATGATGCTTGACTTTCACAAAAAAAACAATGCCGATGTAACAATATCCGCCATTCAGGTCCCCATTGAGGAAGCACACCGCTATGGCGTAATTCTTGCCACCGATGAAGGCAAAATATACGGTTTTGAAGAAAAGCCGAAAGAACCTAAAAGCAATCTTGTTTCAATGGGCGTTTACATATTCAATCTAAACGTCCTGAAAGAAAGCCTTATTGAAGACCATCATGACAATAATTCCGGCCATGATTTCGGAAAAAATGTGATACCCAAGCTTCTTAAAACAGGAAAAAGGCTTTGGGCTTATACGTTTTCGGGATACTGGAGGGATGTCGGAACAATACAGTCCTATTATGAATCCAACATGGATTTGGTTACCCGGGTTCCGGAATTCAACCTGTTTGATCCCAACTGGAGAATTTATACCCCAAATCCGGTAAAACCCGCCCATTATATCGGCCCTAAAGGATATGTCATCAGATCCATTGTGGCAGAAGGGTGCATGATTTACGGCACTGTCATAAACTCAGTCATTTTCCCGGGTGTTACGATTGAAGAAAATGCCTGCGTTGAAAACTGCATTATCATGTCAAACAGTACGGTAAAACAAGGGTCATATCTAAACTGCACAATCATCGGGGAAAAAACGGTAATCGGGACGGGCGTTAAAACCGGTATAGGCGAATATGCGGAAAACATTTTCAACAGTAAAATATACAATTCGAAAATCACCGTAATCGGTTCGGACGCCGTTATACCCGATAACGTAACCATAGGCTGCAATGTGGTCATAGACAATCAAATAATGCCCGGTGACTTTCCTTTCACATATATTCCGTCAGGTTATGCATTGTTGAAAGGGGATGGCGGTCATGTATAGCATGATGGGTATAATACTTACCGGCGGAAAAAACAACCGCCTGAAGGAACTGTCGGCCGGCCGTTCCATTTCGGCGGTCCCTTTCGGCGGAAAATACAGGGCAATTGATTTTGCCCTTTCAAACATGATAAATTCGGGAATACGGAACGTGGGCATACCAACCCAGTATAATTTTCATTCTCTGATTGACCACCTCGGTTCGGGAAAGGAATGGGACCTGGACAGAAAAAACGACGGTCTGTTCATTCTTCCCCCATGCCTGTCGGAATACGGAACGGGATGGTACAGGGGAAATGCCGACGCAATGTACAGCAATCTGACATTCCTTAACAGAAGCAATGAGGAATTTGTACTCATTAACCAGGGCTATGCCATTTACAATATGAATTATACAGATATGCTGAAACACCATGTGGACAAGGATGCGGACATTACAATCGCCTGCAGGCACATGACCGATTTCCCGAAAGAATACCTTTGCGCCCTCGGCATAGTTGAAACCGATACTGACATGCGGATAACCGACATGCAGGAAAAACCTCTTAACCCGAAAAGTGATTTTGCTTCCATGGGCGTTTACATCATAAAACGCAAACTGCTGATTTCCCTTCTTGAAGAAAGTGCCGCTCACGGGTACTATGAATTTGTCAGGGATATTATCATTAAAAAAGTCAACGAATTGCGGCTCTATGCATATGAATTCAAGGGATACTGGCGCCCGTTGTGCAATATACAGCTCTATTACATGGCGAACATGGAATTGCTTAACCCTGAAATAAGGTACGAGCTTTTTGAAAAAAACGGAAAGATTTTTACAAAGGTTAAGGATGAACCTCCCGCAAAATATAACGACGAAGCGGTGGTGAAGAACTCGATTGTCGCAGACGGATGCATTATTGAGGGACATGTGGAAAACAGCATATTGTTCAGAGGGGTTAAAATCAAAAGGGGTGCAGTAATAAAAGACAGCATTATAATGCAGGATTCGGTGGTTTGCGAAAATGCATTGCTTGACTGCTGCATACTGGACAAAAGTGTTATTATAACGGCCGGAAAGCAATTGAAAGGAGACAAAAACTGGCCTTTAATAGTAGGCAAAAACGTGGTAGTATAAAAGAATGATATACGTATTTACCGCTCTTTACTGTGAAGCCTATCCGATAATTCAATACCTGGGTCTGAAAAGGCGGCAGGATATAAACCGGTTTCAGCTTTTTTCAGACGATCGTGTCAGTCTGCTTATTACCGGAACCGGCAGCCTTAATGCCGCTATAGGTGTTACTTCTCTTTTTTCGCTCTTTTCGCCCGGTTCGGGTGATATACTCTTAAATACTGGCATTTGCGGAACCGACAATATGAATTTGAAAAAAGGCACCCCCGTACTTTGCAATAAAATCATTGACCTTGCCACATTCAAATCCGTTTACCCGGACATGCTCTACAGGCATCCATTCGCTGAAGGCACGGTTTTGACCAGCCCCGTTCCGGTAACAGCCGGAACAGAAAAACGTTACAATGGGCCGGGCATTACTGTCACCGACATGGAAGCATATGGGATATTCTGCGCGGGCTCAATATTTCTGCAGCCCCATCAAATGTTCTTTATCAAAACAGTATCGGATTACGAATCAGGGGAACAGCTAAACGGCATGCAGGTCAGCGAGCTGTTATCAGCCAATGTTGACAAGATTTTCGGTTGGATAATGCCAATTCATGATGAACTTTCAAAAAGGCGGGTTTCGGTTTTTTCGGACGAAGAAAAAACGTTGCTGGAAAAAGCAGCCGAGGCTATGAAAATTACCGTGTCAATGCGGCATCAGCTGAATCAGATGATGCGGTACCATAAGTTACTGCATGGCGGTTTTACCGCCGAGCTGACAAATTTTCTTGAAGACAGGCTGAAAAAACCTTGCAAAACCAAAAACGAAGGGAAGAAATGTTTTGAGGAACTCAGGAAAAGATTTGTATAACCCTGCCTTTTCCCATATTTATATAGAAAAGGGCATACTGAACCATCCTGAAACAGTGAAAATCTTATCCAGGTTCCCCGGGGCCGGAATCATAGTTATAAACCATTATAAGGATGTTTTTTCAAGAAGCGGTCAGAATTTTTTAATACAAAAGCAATCCCCGTCTCTGATCCTGGCAAAGAAACAGGATAATTTCCTTTACAAAGGAGCTCCCGTTTGCCAGGATTTCGGGCATAACCATTTCTACCACACTCCGCTGGTTATGAACTGTATATACGACTGTGAGTACTGCTATCTGCAGGGTATGTATTCCTCAGCCAACATGGTGGTGTTTGTAAATCTTGAGGACTATTTTATGCATGTGGAAAAAATGCTTCAAAACCATCCTGTTTACCTGTGCATATCCTATGACACCGATCTTTTGGCGCTGGAACACAAATTGGGTTATGTCCGGTACTGGAATTCTTTTGCCGAGTCCCACCCAAACCTTACCATCGAGGTGCGCACAAAAAGTGCCGGCTTTAAAAGCATTGAAAAGTTAACGCCACTGGAAAATTTTATTCTTGCCTGGACACTGTCACCTGAAACAGTGCAAAAAAACTTTGAGCATAAAACACCTTCATTAACACAAAGGATTTCATGCATAAAAAAAGCGCTGGACAGGGGCTTTAAGGTGAGGCTTTGCTTCGATCCTCTCATTTATTCAAAAGACTGGTATCTGCATTTCAGCGAAACGGTGGAAAAAACATTTTCCGAAATTCCCGCCGGAAAAATTCACGATGTGGGAATGGGAGTATTCAGAATTTCCCGCGACTATCTGAAAAGAATGAGGAAAAACAGACCCGATTCGGTAATAACGCAGTATCCGTATGAGTACGACAATGGTGTATATCATTACGGAAAGGAACTGACCGACCGGATGGTTTCGGAGGCCTGCGATATTTTATCGAAGCACGTGCCGGCGGAAAAAATATATATATGGAAGGAAGCGGAAGGCGAAAGGAACATTTGATTCGCCTCCCGCATTTTTTATAAATCCACTTTCGGAATTGTTGCAAATCCCTTTTCCAGGTCTTCGTCGGTCGGGATGTAATCGGTCATTGCTCCGGCATTGTAGCTCATGTAAGCTGTCATATCGAAATATCCGGTACCTGACAAACCGAATATGATTGTCTTCTTTTCACCTGTCTCTTTGCACTTTATTGCTTCATCAATGGCAACCCTCAGTGCATGGGAAGATTCGGGCGCAGGAAGAATTCCTTCGCACCGGGCGAACATAACCGCCGCTTCGAACACTTTGGTCTGTTCAACACTGCGAACTTCAAAATAACCGTCATGATACAGCTTTGACAGAATGGGGCTCATACCGTGATATCTCAGACCGCCTGCATGGTTCGGCGAAGGTATAAAGCCTGAGCCGAGGGTATACATTTTCAAAAGCGGCGTTGTCTTTCCGGTGTCTCCGAAGTCGTAAGCATACCGTCCCCTTGTGAATGACGGACACGACGCAGGTTCAACACCTATAAAGCGGATATTGTTTTTGCCCTCAATCTTCTCACCCATGAACGGTGCGATAAGTCCTCCGAAGTTTGAGCCGCCCCCTACACAGCCTATTATAATATCGGGTTCTATGCCGTATTTGTCGCATGCCGTTTTTGTCTCCAGGCCGATAATGGACTGGTGCAGGAGGACATGGTCCAGTACGCTTCCCAGAACGTAACGGCAGTTTTCGGTCTTCACCGCCGTTTCAACGGCTTCCGAAATGGCACATCCGAGTGAACCGGTGGTTCCCGGGTTCTCTGCAAGGATTTTTCTTCCCACTTCGGTGGTGTCTGACGGAGACGGTACCACCTTTCCGCCATAGGTTTCAATAACGGCTTTTCTGTAGGGTTTCTGCTCCGCCGATACCTTAACCATATATACTATGAGATTGACTTTGTAATACGCACATGCCATTGCAAGAGCAGTTCCCCATTGTCCCGCTCCTGTCTCGGTTGTGACTGTTGTTATTCCCTGCTCCTTTGCATAATAGACCTGTGCAGCGGCAGAATTGAGTTTGTGTGAGCCTGAAGTATTTGTGCCCTCAAATTTGTAGTAAATTTCGGCCGGCGTATTCAGCTCCCTTTCGAGATTGTAGGCACGGATCAGCGGTGACGGCCGAATCATTCTGTAAAAATTCATAAGCCCTTCGGGGATTTCTATATACCTGTCCGTTGTATTGAACTCCTGCTCCACAAGTTTTTCGCAGAATATCGGGGTCAAATCTTCCTTAGTACATGGTTTTAACGTAGCCGGATTGAGCATCGGAGGCGGAAGCTCCTTCATTACGGCCTTCAGATTATACCAGTGCCGTGGAAGTTCCTTTTCCGAAAGATAAATTTTGTACGGTATTCCCGCCACATTTACCACCCTTTCTTATTTTTTATCTTTACACAATTCAAACGCTTTAAGCGTGAAATCTTTTTCAAAAGGGACACTGCCGCGGGGAAGGCTAATAAAAAAAGTCTTTGTCCTGACATTAGGACAAAGACTTATAATCTCTGCGGTGCCACCTAATTTGCGCATAAAGCGCCCCTCATTTTCCATGTACCAACATACATGCTTCCTTGATAACGGGTGAAGATCCCGGCTTGCCTACTCTGTCTCCATTTCGGCTGCGCCCTCCTGAGCCCATTCACATAAGTTTTGCCGCCGCAATTCCACCGCCTGCGGCTCTCTGTTGGCAAAATCCTTATGTTACTACTCTCAGTCATCGGTTTTACATAATATATCAGACTAAGTTATATATAATACTATTCAATAAAATATCATTTGTCAATAATGTTTTAAAACTTCACGCCAAAATTCCCGAACCGGTTTTTTTACCATTAAACTTGGCGTTTTCTTACAAAAAACATTTATTGTCATCACTTTGCCGGCTTGTTTTTACCGGCGGTTATCAGCCTGACAAACTTGTTAATTTCACTTAGGTTCTTGTCCCACATTTCCATTCCTTTTTTAAATAAATATTCTATATTTTCAGTGCTTCCGTCGTCTATACCCCCTTTGTTCCTGTCAAGCTCCACATCGAACCTGAACAGCGTTACCTGAGGCAGTTTTTTCAGCATATGGTTCGTACTTATCTTCTGTCCTTCCCCAACTGCGTTGATAAGCGGCACTCCAAGCCATGGCGCAATCCAGTTGAAAAAGCCCCAGTTTGCCATTTTTTCGGTTCTATACTCTTCTTTCCGGTTTCCCGTTCCCAGCGACAGAATAACATATTCATTGCAGTCGGGGAAAATTTTTCGCGCCTCTATAAAAGCGCTCAGTGCGGGGTTTATGCAGAAAATTCCCCCGTCTATTAGGCAATAGCCGCCCTCTTCCTTATATACATGCACGGGCGGGAAATACGTCGGAACGGCTGCTGTTGACAAAGCCGCGTCAACCATGTAAAAATCGGCATCCTCCTCGCCCCCTGCGTGCGCAGGCCGCTTCTTTATAAAAACAGGCTGCATGTTTTTCATGTCAAATGCGGTTATTAATACGTTTGTCAGAGCTTCCTTTACGGTGTGGCTTTTGAAAATTTCCACAAGTACCGCTTTAAAGGGAGCTGAACTGTATTTGCTCGTAAAAATCTGCCTTACAAGCTTTCTCACCTTGTTTCTGTTTCCGGGGAAAACCCTATTTCCGAATATCCTGTAAAGATCAGGCAGTTTTTCCGCCGCCACTCCACCTTTTTCATCATACAAATTCCCGTCAGTTTTTCTGTACATCGGAACTGTAAGAGCAAGTGTTATGAGTCCGCCGGTGGAGGTGCCCGCTATAATGTCGAAAACCCGGTGATAGGGCTTGTCTACGCCATTCTTTTCGAGCTCTTTTTTCAGTTTTGCCAGAAAAACCGCCGGAATTACCCCCCGAATGCCCCCTCCGTCTATGGAAAGAATAAACCTTCTCACAATTACCCCCGCTTTTGTTTTCTATATATGGATTATATGTGTAAAAATGCCGTTAATGCCTGACCATCATTTGCCTTTGCGTAATGTATTTTTCTGCCTGACTAAAAGTGCTATAATTAAATTGTTTATACATTAGTACTTGAAAGGTGATTTTATGGAATCCACGAAGTTGGCAGAATTTCTTAACATTAATGTTGATGAATACAGGCCTCTGGCTTTTTTCGGGATTAAAGCCCACGAAGATCACGAAAGCATCCGTGAATGGGTAAAATGGTGCAAAAGGCAGGGGTTTCGTGGATTCAACATAATAATTGCATCGGACTGTACCGGCCGTGCGAACGAACGGTGGATTAACATGGTACTGGACGCTTATGAAACGGCGTTCAGGACCGCAAAAGAAGAAGGGCTTGAAGTATGGATATTCGACGACTGGGGCTACCCCAGCGGCACGGCAGGGGGCCTGGTCTGTACCGAAAACGGATACAGGGCAAAAAAACTCGTCATTTCCCACAACTGCATATTGAAAAAAGGCGAGCAAATCGCCATTACAATGCCTGATAATGTGGTTGCCGCAGGGATACTTAAGAACAATACCTTTGAAAGGATTAAAATAAAACCGAAGGAACGCTTTGAATACACCTGCGATGATGAACTTGCCCACATTGTAGTGGTTTCATGGGATTACGACGAACACGCGTCAAAATCATCGTGCAAGTCATACCCCGGTGACCCGGCAATGTCTTGCATTGACCTGCTTAACAGGGATGCCGCCGAGAAATTCGTCAGCGTTATGCATGAAAGATACTATCAAAGATTCTCGGCATATTTCGGGAATGTCATAAAAGGCTTTTTCTATGACGAGCCCTATCTCAGGTTTGAATTTCCCTACACTCAGGGCCTTTTTGAAGAATTTCAAAGAAAAAAAGGCTATGATCTTCTGGAAGTGCTGCCTTACCTTCTGGTAAACGTGAAATCCAGTCATCCCGCTGTGATAGATAAATATACCGATGACTTTTTTGATGTTTATACCGACATGGCCGCGGAAAATTTTTACCGTGTTTTGAGTCAATGGTGTAAAAAACACAATGTCGAACTTACAGGCCATATGGATCTGGATCATCACCTTAATACACTGAATACAATCAGCGGCCATTTCTTCAAGAATATGAAACATAACGACAGGCCTGCAGTAGACGTAATATGGGCCCAGATTGAGCCTGGGGTGTTTACCGATTTTCCGAGATACGCCGGATCGGTCAAAAGATTATTGGGCCGCAGGCGCGCCGTTTCCGAGACCTTTGCCGGAATGGGGCAGGGCCTGCACGGGGATTTGATGAGATATATAACCGATCATCAGGTTATCCGCGGAATTGATGACTTTCATCTGATGTATTCCAACAATAACCCCGACAGCCCGGCAGAAAGCCCTCAGATGCCGAATCACATGCTTCAGGAACCATTCGGGAAACTTATATATGATCGTATCGCCGTTGCCTCGGCGATCTCTGCCTTTGGTAAATTTGCAGGAAACACCGCATTGTACGTTCCATGCTATGATTTGTACAGGGCGCAGCTGGGCATAGGCAATCTCACTGCCAACAATGCCGAAAAATTTATCTGGGAATGGGTGGATGAAATTGCAAGGGAACTTACATATATGCCCTGTGATTTCGATTATATCTGGGACGAAGCAATACTCTCGCTGAAAATCACGGAAGGTGGATTCCTTACCGGTTCCGGGTATGTTATAAATACTGTAATTCTGCCTCCGAACTGCACAATTAAGGATGAGGTCGCGAAAAAACTCAAACAATTTGCAAGGTCCGGAGGGAGAATTATATCCGTCTTCAGGTATAATCCGCTGCTTGAGCGGGATTCAATACTGTGCAGCGAAATTGATTCGTTAAAAGCCCTTGTCAGCTCCTCCGTTACGATATCACCATCAAGCCAAATCTCCCTGTGCACAAGGGTTGGCAAAGGAAAGACGGTCTACATGCTTTTAAACGAGTCCACGAAAGATACGGACGTGGAAATATGTATTGACAATACAGGAATTTTATATGAAGCAAATCTCAAAGAATGCAGCCTCAAAACAGTTTCCACCAAAGGCCCTTTCAGGTTCCTGACCAGATTTAACGGCTGTGAATTAAAAGTTTTTGTTGCCGACAAAACAGGCCAGGCAATTAAAGGTTTAAGCGCAAAGGCTGCGGAAAGAGTATGCCACTGGATTCCTGGGCAGGAGGTAAACGGGATCGAGCCTTTTAACTGGAGTATTCAGCTGCCCGACAAAAACGAAATATCCCTTGACGGCAAAGACTTTCCCGACTGGGCAAGCCTCGGCTGGCCGGAATATTCAGGACCCATGAAATACACCTCATACTTTGATTATAACTCCGACAAACCGAACGCAGTCCTCTGCATGCCCGGTCTTCATTACCATGCAATAGTGTACGTCGACGGAAAGGAAGCGGGACGAACGGCATATAAGCCCTATGAACTGAGTTTGTCCGGCTTGGAGAAAGGGCGGCACAAACTTGAAATTGTAGTGTACAATACCGGTGCAAACGAAGTCGTGGGAACACTTGAAGCTGAAAAAAGGAAATATTCAAAAAGATTCGCGCATATGGCCGCATATGACAGAAAAAGACTTAAATCTGGACTGCTCGGGCCTGTTAAAATATATCCCGTTTAATCTTTCGAAAGAATAACGTAAAGCCGGCCCTTTTTTACGGAAACTTCAGCCCATTCGGAAACAAATTCATTACTTATGCCAAGGCCTGTCCCCATTACCATGGTTCCGTCATTAAGGGGATAGGCCAGCCCTTTGGTTGTAATCCCCTCAACTTTCGGAGTCGCCGGTACAAGCGACAGGTAATAACCTTCTTTTCTGGGAATTCTGATGCAATCGGTAAGAAGGTAAATGTAGTTGTTGCGGTTTATGATGACCCCTTCAACGCCTTTGTCAGCCAGCTTATGAAGAAGCTGAATATTTGAGATGGTATGATCCAGCCTTGATCCCGTAGCGCCGGTAATGTATATTCTTGTGGCCCCCTTTTCAATTGCAAGGTTCAGGGCCAGTTCCATATCGGTATAATCCTTCTTGGCGGGGAATTTTATTATCTCAATGCCGCTTTGTTGGTAAGCTTCTTTTATTTCAGGCTCGATTGAATCAAAGTCCCCCACCAGAATATCAGGTCTGATACCCGCCTGATACAAATACCGTGCCCCGCCGTCGGCACATATTATTAAATCCGATATGCGTGAATATTCTTTTATTATTTCGCCGGATTCTACAAGTCCGCTTCCTACAACCAGCGTATTCATATCTGTACCTTTCCGCCAAAAGCAGATTTTTTTCTTAATTCAGATACAAACCATGCCTTGTCGTGGGCATTGAAAAAAGCAGATCCTGCCACTATTACATTGGCTCCCGCCGCAGTTACTTCAGCAATATTGTCGGTGCTTATGCCCCCGTCAATCTGAAGCAAAACGTTCGGAGCCTGTTCGTTAATCCTGTCGCGCATTGCTTTTATTTTCGCTGTCATCTGAGGTATATATTTTTGCCCTCCAAATCCAGGGTTTACAGTCATTATAAGAACCATATCCACAAGCTCAAGGGAATAGTCCAGAACATTCAGCGGCGTCGCCGGATTCAGCGCAACTCCGGCTCTAATCCCTGACTGACGGATAATCTGAAGTGTCCGGTTCAGGTGCGTACACGCCTCGGCATGCACCGTAATCATGTCTGCGCCCGCTTCAATAAAATCATTCAGCAATAATTCAGGTTTTTCAATCATCAGGTGGACATCCATAAAAAGATCTGTCTGCCTGCGTATGCATTTTATAACAGGGGGACCTATCGTAATATTCGGAACAAAATGCCCGTCCATTACATCGACATGCACCCAGTCGGCCCCTGAATCCTTAATGGTATCCAGCGCTTCTTTGAGCCTTGTGAAATCAGAAGACAGTATCGACGGCGCAATGATTATTTCCCTCTTATCTGTATCTGTTTTCATACTGCAATTTCAACTCCTCATACAATCGCCGATAGCATTCATACCTTACCCGAGATATCTCTCCGGACTGGACCGAATCCTTTACCGCACATCCTGGTTCTTTTATATGGCTGCAGCCGCTGAACCTGCACATGCCCTCCAGTCTGATGAACTCCGGATACATTGAAGAAAGTTTTGCATGTTCAATGCCTTCCAGCGTAAGTGAACTGAACCCCGGCGTATCCACGACATAACCGTCATTGTCCAAAGGCAAAAGCTGAACGTGACGGGTTGTGTGTTTTCCCCGCTGGATCCTGCTCATTTCGCCCGTTTCCATAACCCATGCGTCCATAATGTTGTTAAGAATTGTGGATTTTCCTACACCTGACTGGCCTGCAAATACAGTGCGGTGACCTTTCAGCTTTTCATGGAGCTCGTCATAACCCCGTTTTCCTACTTTGCTTATCGCAACAACCTGGTATCCCGTACCTACATAAATATTTTTTACTTCTTCAAGCTCTTGTTCGTTTATCAAATCAATCTTGTTTATTACTATCAGCGGTGTAATACCGTTCCTCTCGGCAGTAATGAGCAGTTTATCCACAAGCAGGAAATCGGGCTCGGGGGACGTTCCGGCGATAACAATAGCTATCTGGTTTACATTTGCCACCGGCGGACGTACAAAAAAATTCTGCCTTTCTTCAATTTCTTCAATCCATCCTTCTTTTGCCGTTTCGTCGGTTATTGAGAATTCGACGAAATCGCCGGCAACGGGTGTTATACCTTTCTTTCTGAAAACTCCCCTAACCCGGCACTCGTAGATACCTGAACTGCTCTCTACGGTGTAAAAACCCCCCAC from Thermoclostridium stercorarium subsp. stercorarium DSM 8532 harbors:
- a CDS encoding glucose-1-phosphate adenylyltransferase yields the protein MRKEIIALILAGGQGSRLGILTKLTAKPAVMYGGKYRIIDFSLSNCINSGIDTVGVLTQYRPLQLTHHIGIGKPWDLDRLNGGVTILSPFTKQLKGEWYSGTADAVYQNMHYIEEQNPKYVIILSGDHVYKMNYSMMLDFHKKNNADVTISAIQVPIEEAHRYGVILATDEGKIYGFEEKPKEPKSNLVSMGVYIFNLNVLKESLIEDHHDNNSGHDFGKNVIPKLLKTGKRLWAYTFSGYWRDVGTIQSYYESNMDLVTRVPEFNLFDPNWRIYTPNPVKPAHYIGPKGYVIRSIVAEGCMIYGTVINSVIFPGVTIEENACVENCIIMSNSTVKQGSYLNCTIIGEKTVIGTGVKTGIGEYAENIFNSKIYNSKITVIGSDAVIPDNVTIGCNVVIDNQIMPGDFPFTYIPSGYALLKGDGGHV
- the glgD gene encoding glucose-1-phosphate adenylyltransferase subunit GlgD → MYSMMGIILTGGKNNRLKELSAGRSISAVPFGGKYRAIDFALSNMINSGIRNVGIPTQYNFHSLIDHLGSGKEWDLDRKNDGLFILPPCLSEYGTGWYRGNADAMYSNLTFLNRSNEEFVLINQGYAIYNMNYTDMLKHHVDKDADITIACRHMTDFPKEYLCALGIVETDTDMRITDMQEKPLNPKSDFASMGVYIIKRKLLISLLEESAAHGYYEFVRDIIIKKVNELRLYAYEFKGYWRPLCNIQLYYMANMELLNPEIRYELFEKNGKIFTKVKDEPPAKYNDEAVVKNSIVADGCIIEGHVENSILFRGVKIKRGAVIKDSIIMQDSVVCENALLDCCILDKSVIITAGKQLKGDKNWPLIVGKNVVV
- a CDS encoding SPL family radical SAM protein, with product MRNSGKDLYNPAFSHIYIEKGILNHPETVKILSRFPGAGIIVINHYKDVFSRSGQNFLIQKQSPSLILAKKQDNFLYKGAPVCQDFGHNHFYHTPLVMNCIYDCEYCYLQGMYSSANMVVFVNLEDYFMHVEKMLQNHPVYLCISYDTDLLALEHKLGYVRYWNSFAESHPNLTIEVRTKSAGFKSIEKLTPLENFILAWTLSPETVQKNFEHKTPSLTQRISCIKKALDRGFKVRLCFDPLIYSKDWYLHFSETVEKTFSEIPAGKIHDVGMGVFRISRDYLKRMRKNRPDSVITQYPYEYDNGVYHYGKELTDRMVSEACDILSKHVPAEKIYIWKEAEGERNI
- a CDS encoding TrpB-like pyridoxal phosphate-dependent enzyme, producing the protein MAGIPYKIYLSEKELPRHWYNLKAVMKELPPPMLNPATLKPCTKEDLTPIFCEKLVEQEFNTTDRYIEIPEGLMNFYRMIRPSPLIRAYNLERELNTPAEIYYKFEGTNTSGSHKLNSAAAQVYYAKEQGITTVTTETGAGQWGTALAMACAYYKVNLIVYMVKVSAEQKPYRKAVIETYGGKVVPSPSDTTEVGRKILAENPGTTGSLGCAISEAVETAVKTENCRYVLGSVLDHVLLHQSIIGLETKTACDKYGIEPDIIIGCVGGGSNFGGLIAPFMGEKIEGKNNIRFIGVEPASCPSFTRGRYAYDFGDTGKTTPLLKMYTLGSGFIPSPNHAGGLRYHGMSPILSKLYHDGYFEVRSVEQTKVFEAAVMFARCEGILPAPESSHALRVAIDEAIKCKETGEKKTIIFGLSGTGYFDMTAYMSYNAGAMTDYIPTDEDLEKGFATIPKVDL
- a CDS encoding patatin-like phospholipase family protein produces the protein MRRFILSIDGGGIRGVIPAVFLAKLKKELEKNGVDKPYHRVFDIIAGTSTGGLITLALTVPMYRKTDGNLYDEKGGVAAEKLPDLYRIFGNRVFPGNRNKVRKLVRQIFTSKYSSAPFKAVLVEIFKSHTVKEALTNVLITAFDMKNMQPVFIKKRPAHAGGEEDADFYMVDAALSTAAVPTYFPPVHVYKEEGGYCLIDGGIFCINPALSAFIEARKIFPDCNEYVILSLGTGNRKEEYRTEKMANWGFFNWIAPWLGVPLINAVGEGQKISTNHMLKKLPQVTLFRFDVELDRNKGGIDDGSTENIEYLFKKGMEMWDKNLSEINKFVRLITAGKNKPAK
- a CDS encoding glycosyl hydrolase is translated as MESTKLAEFLNINVDEYRPLAFFGIKAHEDHESIREWVKWCKRQGFRGFNIIIASDCTGRANERWINMVLDAYETAFRTAKEEGLEVWIFDDWGYPSGTAGGLVCTENGYRAKKLVISHNCILKKGEQIAITMPDNVVAAGILKNNTFERIKIKPKERFEYTCDDELAHIVVVSWDYDEHASKSSCKSYPGDPAMSCIDLLNRDAAEKFVSVMHERYYQRFSAYFGNVIKGFFYDEPYLRFEFPYTQGLFEEFQRKKGYDLLEVLPYLLVNVKSSHPAVIDKYTDDFFDVYTDMAAENFYRVLSQWCKKHNVELTGHMDLDHHLNTLNTISGHFFKNMKHNDRPAVDVIWAQIEPGVFTDFPRYAGSVKRLLGRRRAVSETFAGMGQGLHGDLMRYITDHQVIRGIDDFHLMYSNNNPDSPAESPQMPNHMLQEPFGKLIYDRIAVASAISAFGKFAGNTALYVPCYDLYRAQLGIGNLTANNAEKFIWEWVDEIARELTYMPCDFDYIWDEAILSLKITEGGFLTGSGYVINTVILPPNCTIKDEVAKKLKQFARSGGRIISVFRYNPLLERDSILCSEIDSLKALVSSSVTISPSSQISLCTRVGKGKTVYMLLNESTKDTDVEICIDNTGILYEANLKECSLKTVSTKGPFRFLTRFNGCELKVFVADKTGQAIKGLSAKAAERVCHWIPGQEVNGIEPFNWSIQLPDKNEISLDGKDFPDWASLGWPEYSGPMKYTSYFDYNSDKPNAVLCMPGLHYHAIVYVDGKEAGRTAYKPYELSLSGLEKGRHKLEIVVYNTGANEVVGTLEAEKRKYSKRFAHMAAYDRKRLKSGLLGPVKIYPV
- a CDS encoding thiamine diphosphokinase, encoding MNTLVVGSGLVESGEIIKEYSRISDLIICADGGARYLYQAGIRPDILVGDFDSIEPEIKEAYQQSGIEIIKFPAKKDYTDMELALNLAIEKGATRIYITGATGSRLDHTISNIQLLHKLADKGVEGVIINRNNYIYLLTDCIRIPRKEGYYLSLVPATPKVEGITTKGLAYPLNDGTMVMGTGLGISNEFVSEWAEVSVKKGRLYVILSKD
- the rpe gene encoding ribulose-phosphate 3-epimerase; translation: MKTDTDKREIIIAPSILSSDFTRLKEALDTIKDSGADWVHVDVMDGHFVPNITIGPPVIKCIRRQTDLFMDVHLMIEKPELLLNDFIEAGADMITVHAEACTHLNRTLQIIRQSGIRAGVALNPATPLNVLDYSLELVDMVLIMTVNPGFGGQKYIPQMTAKIKAMRDRINEQAPNVLLQIDGGISTDNIAEVTAAGANVIVAGSAFFNAHDKAWFVSELRKKSAFGGKVQI
- the rsgA gene encoding ribosome small subunit-dependent GTPase A — its product is MPKGLILKGVGGFYTVESSSGIYECRVRGVFRKKGITPVAGDFVEFSITDETAKEGWIEEIEERQNFFVRPPVANVNQIAIVIAGTSPEPDFLLVDKLLITAERNGITPLIVINKIDLINEQELEEVKNIYVGTGYQVVAISKVGKRGYDELHEKLKGHRTVFAGQSGVGKSTILNNIMDAWVMETGEMSRIQRGKHTTRHVQLLPLDNDGYVVDTPGFSSLTLEGIEHAKLSSMYPEFIRLEGMCRFSGCSHIKEPGCAVKDSVQSGEISRVRYECYRRLYEELKLQYENRYR